In Pelecanus crispus isolate bPelCri1 chromosome Z, bPelCri1.pri, whole genome shotgun sequence, the following are encoded in one genomic region:
- the PCSK1 gene encoding neuroendocrine convertase 1 has translation MDGRRWAGRCAALALLAACCLASGGSAERQFLNEWAAEVPAGPDAARAIAEELDYDLVGQIGSLKNHYLFRRKSHPRRSRRSAIHITKRLSDDERVSWAEQQYEKKRTKRATVRDSAENLFNDPMWNQQWYLQDTRITPSLPKLDLHVIPVWQKGITGKGVVITVLDDGLEWNHTDIYANYDPQASYDFNDNDHDPFPRYDPTNENKHGTRCAGEIAMQANNRKCGVGVAYNSKVGGIRMLDGIVTDAIEASSIGFNPEHVDIYSASWGPNDDGKTVEGPGRLAQKAFEYGIKQGRNGKGSIFVWASGNGGRQGDNCDCDGYTDSIYTISISSASQQGLSPWYAEKCSSTLATAYSSGDYTDQRITSADLHNECTETHTGTSASAPLAAGIFALALEANPNLTWRDMQHLVVWTSEYDPLAGNPGWKKNGAGLMVNSRFGFGLLNANALVDLADPKRWKGVPEKRECIVKDKSFEPRLLRANEEVIIEIPTKACEGQENSIASLEHVQLEATIEYSRRGDLHVTLVSPSGTSTVLLAERERDKSPNGFKNWDFMSVHTWGENPTGTWVLRITDVSRRIQNEGRIVNWKLILHGTATQPEHMKQPRVYTSYNAVQNDRRGVEKITDFVEDHTTQENLSEKPGVTEDTSSSSDKAEDKIPSEAMLHLLQSAFSRQMAQKRLPKKTASGKLNIPYEHFYQALEKLNKPSQLRDSEESLYSDYVDLFYNAKPYKHRDDRLLQALVDIINEGN, from the exons ATGGACGGGCGCCGCTGGGCCGGCCGGTGCGCGGCCCTGGCGCTGCTGGCCGCCTGCTGCCTGGccagcggcggcagcgccgaGCGGCAGTTCCTCAACGAGTGGGCGGCCGAGGTCCCGGCGGGCCCCGACGCCGCCAGAGCCATCGCGGAGGAGCTGGACTACGACCTCGTGGGGCAG ATTGGATCACTCAAAAATCACTACCTATTCAGACGCAAAAGCCATCCAAGACGGTCCCGAAGAAGTGCCATTCATATTACTAAAAGACTTTCTGATGATGAGCGG GTGTCATGGGCAGAGcagcaatatgaaaaaaagCGAACTAAGCGTGCAACCGTGAGAGACTCAGCAGAAAATCTTTTCAATGATCCTATGTGGAATCAGCAGTGGTATCTG CAAGATACAAGAATAACTCCATCCCTGCCCAAGCTGGATCTCCATGTTATTCCTGTATGGCAAAAAGGGATTACAGGCAAGGGTGTTGTCATCACAGTACTGGACGATGGCTTGGAGTGGAATCACACTGACATCTATGCTAACTAT gatCCACAGGCAAGTTATGATTTCAATGACAATGATCATGATCCCTTTCCTAGATATGACccaacaaatgaaaacaa ACATGGGACACGGTGTGCAGGAGAAATTGCCATGCAAGCCAACAACAGAAAATGTGGAGTTGGAGTAGCCTACAATTCCAAAGTTGGag gTATACGTATGCTGGATGGAATAGTCACCGACGCTATTGAAGCCAGTTCAATCGGTTTCAATCCAGAACACGTGGATATTTACAGTGCAAGCTGGGGCCCTAATGATGATGGTAAAACTGTGGAGGGACCCGGGAGACTGGCACAGAAGGCTTTTGAGTATGGGATAAAACAG GGCCGAAATGGGAAAGGCTCCATTTTCGTATGGGCTTCTGGGAACGGAGGCCGTCAGGGTGACAACTGTGACTGTGATGGTTACACTGATAGTATCTACACTATCTCAATTAGCAGTGCTTCTCAGCAAGGCCTTTCTCCCTGGTATGCAGAGAAGTGCTCTTCAACTCTGGCCACAGCATACAGCAGTGGGGATTATACTGACCAAAGAATT ACAAGTGCTGATCTCCACAATGAATGCACAGAGACTCACACTGGGACCTCTGCATCTGCACCACTGGCAGCAGGAATTTTTGCTCTAGCTCTGGAAGCAAA CCCAAATCTAACATGGCGGGATATGCAGCATTTGGTAGTGTGGACCTCAGAATATGACCCACTGGCTGGAAATCCAGGATGGAAAAAGAATGGAGCGGGACTGATGGTCAACAGCCGATTTGGGTTTGGATTACTCAATGCCAACGCGTTGGTAGATTTAGCTGATCCCAAAAGATGGAAAGGTGTACCAGAAAAGAGAGAGTGTATTGTCAAAGACAAAAGCTTTGAACCAAG ATTATTAAGAGCAAATGAGGAAGTCATCATTGAAATTCCCACAAAAGCCTGCGAGGGTCAAGAAAACTCCATTGCATCTCTGGAGCATGTGCAGCTTGAGGCAACGATTGAGTATTCCCGTAGAGGTGATCTTCATGTCACTCTGGTGTCTCCATCAG GGACCAGCACTGTCTTACtggctgagagagagagagataaatcTCCCAATGGCTTTAAGAACTGGGACTTCATGTCTGTTCACACATGGGGAGAGAATCCAACAGGCACCTGGGTTTTAAGAATTACTGATGTG TCCAGAAGAATACAAAATGAAGGAAGGATTGTAAATTGGAAATTGATTTTGCATGGCACTGCTACCCAGCCTGAACATATGAAGCAGCCACGTGTATACACATCGTACAATGCTGTGCAAAATGACAGAAGAGGAGTGGAGAAGATTACAGACTTTGTAGAG GACCATACCACACAGGAGAACCTGAGTGAAAAACCTGGAGTCACAGAAGATACCAGTAGTAGCAGTGACAAAGCAGAAGATAAAATCCCATCAGAGGCTATGCTGCATTTACTGCAAAGTGCTTTTAGCAGACAGATGGCTCAGAAGCGACTGCCAAAGAAGACTGCAAGTGGGAAGTTAAATATTCCATATGAACACTTCTATCAAGCCCTCGAAAAATTAAACAAGCCCTCCCAGTTGAGAGACTCAGAAGAAAGTCTGTACAGTGACTACGTTGATCTTTTTTACAATGCCAAACCATACAAGCATAGAGATGATAGACTGCTGCAAGCCTTGGTTGATATTATAAATGAAGGAAACTAA